A region of Chloracidobacterium sp. DNA encodes the following proteins:
- the aroF gene encoding 3-deoxy-7-phosphoheptulonate synthase produces MLIVMKPDASPSEIEKVVETIENLGFSAHRMPGENRTAIGVTGNKGSIDPAHFETLPGVADAVRVTQSYKLISKNQQKERTVIRIGNASIGGGELAMIAGPCALENHEQVFATAKIVAESGAKFFRGGAFKPRTSPYAFQGMGEDGLKILAEVREEFGLNIVTEAMDEAGVDAVEKYGDCIQIGARNMQNFSLLKYVGKTRKPVLLKRGLSATLDELLLAAEYVMAEGNSDVILCERGIRTFSGHARNTLDLSIVPAIHRMSHLPVIVDPSHGTGHNYMVGPMSRAAVAVGADGLIIEVHPCPEEALCDGAQALTLKQYLELVTQVRTIHEAVNVTASAFAEGR; encoded by the coding sequence ATGCTGATCGTAATGAAGCCGGATGCATCGCCTTCCGAGATTGAAAAAGTAGTTGAAACTATAGAAAATCTGGGTTTTTCGGCCCATAGGATGCCTGGTGAAAATCGCACTGCGATTGGCGTCACCGGAAACAAAGGCTCCATCGATCCTGCACATTTTGAAACACTTCCGGGCGTCGCCGACGCAGTTCGTGTGACGCAGTCATATAAATTAATTTCAAAAAATCAGCAGAAAGAGCGGACGGTTATACGGATTGGGAACGCATCAATTGGAGGTGGTGAACTCGCAATGATCGCCGGCCCGTGCGCTCTCGAAAACCACGAACAGGTATTTGCGACTGCGAAAATCGTTGCGGAAAGCGGAGCTAAGTTCTTCCGAGGTGGTGCGTTTAAACCCCGAACGTCACCGTATGCATTTCAGGGCATGGGCGAAGATGGTCTGAAAATTCTTGCTGAGGTTCGTGAGGAGTTTGGGCTAAATATTGTGACCGAAGCGATGGATGAAGCAGGTGTTGACGCCGTTGAAAAGTACGGCGACTGTATCCAGATCGGCGCCCGCAATATGCAGAACTTTTCCCTGCTCAAATATGTCGGCAAAACACGGAAACCGGTGCTTTTGAAACGTGGCCTTTCGGCAACGCTTGACGAACTGCTCCTCGCAGCGGAATACGTCATGGCAGAAGGCAATAGTGACGTGATCTTGTGCGAGCGCGGCATTCGCACCTTTTCGGGCCACGCACGCAACACGCTCGATCTTTCGATCGTTCCAGCCATTCACAGGATGTCTCACCTGCCTGTGATCGTCGATCCTTCACACGGAACCGGCCACAATTACATGGTCGGCCCAATGTCCCGGGCTGCTGTCGCTGTAGGTGCTGACGGGTTGATAATCGAGGTCCATCCCTGTCCCGAAGAGGCACTTTGCGATGGGGCACAGGCGTTAACGCTAAAACAGTATCTTGAACTCGTTACACAAGTTCGGACAATTCATGAAGCCGTCAACGTGACGGCCTCAGCATTTGCCGAAGGCCGTTGA